One window from the genome of Gimesia aquarii encodes:
- a CDS encoding DUF1501 domain-containing protein codes for MSLVSSNSTISSRRHFLAQGAFGISTLGLASLLKEEQLLAAPDKPELEAQTYDLLPKKTDHPARAKSMISIFCGGGPSHLDLFDRKPILDEYAGKRFPGDGIKYDNAGQATSIIMPSPNTFKKCGESGMEINVEMLPHFAEIVDDVTLIRSMQLPNIRNHVAGMRAMTTGRGREGWPSLGSWLTYGLGSETQNLPAFVAITIPKNPVGSPYWDSRQLPSIYQGTVVSKNEPRIANLNPITQLKGKPQGHQLDLLKELNQIHLERHPGEHDLSARIASYELAARMQTAASEALDLSKETKSTQELYGADDPVTKEFADACILARRFVERGVRFVQIWNYGWDMHENIFEYLKRRCDASDKPCAALVTDLKNRGLLDSTVVQWGGEMGRLPVIQDRGAGKKPGRDHNTEGFSIWMAGGGIKEGHIYGATDDFGHRAVEDVMTQHDFHATLLNQFGLKHKDLHYTHNTQPVALVEPGQGNVATGILK; via the coding sequence GTGTCTCTGGTCTCTTCAAATTCAACTATAAGTTCTCGTCGTCATTTTCTGGCACAAGGTGCTTTTGGAATTTCAACACTTGGTCTGGCGAGTTTGTTAAAAGAGGAACAACTTTTAGCGGCACCTGATAAGCCCGAATTAGAAGCACAAACATACGATTTATTGCCTAAAAAAACGGACCACCCTGCTCGAGCAAAATCGATGATTTCCATATTCTGTGGAGGTGGTCCCAGTCATTTAGATCTCTTTGATCGTAAACCGATTCTCGATGAATATGCCGGTAAGCGGTTTCCCGGTGATGGAATCAAATATGATAACGCCGGTCAGGCTACGTCCATTATTATGCCTTCTCCGAATACATTTAAAAAATGCGGAGAATCAGGCATGGAAATCAATGTAGAAATGCTACCGCACTTTGCGGAAATTGTTGACGATGTCACTCTGATTCGATCAATGCAGTTACCGAATATTCGAAATCATGTAGCAGGCATGCGTGCTATGACCACAGGTCGTGGTCGTGAAGGTTGGCCCTCTCTGGGAAGTTGGTTGACTTATGGATTGGGGTCTGAGACGCAAAACTTGCCTGCATTCGTTGCCATTACAATTCCCAAAAATCCAGTTGGGTCACCTTATTGGGACAGCCGTCAGTTACCATCCATTTATCAGGGGACTGTTGTCAGTAAAAATGAACCTCGTATTGCCAACTTAAATCCGATAACACAACTCAAAGGAAAACCTCAGGGACATCAACTGGATTTGCTGAAAGAGTTGAATCAGATTCATCTTGAGCGTCATCCGGGCGAACATGACCTTTCTGCAAGAATTGCCAGTTACGAATTAGCTGCTCGCATGCAAACAGCAGCATCTGAAGCTTTAGATTTATCAAAAGAAACGAAATCAACACAAGAGCTCTATGGTGCCGACGATCCAGTTACGAAAGAATTTGCCGACGCCTGTATCCTGGCACGTCGATTTGTAGAACGTGGTGTGCGTTTCGTACAAATCTGGAATTATGGTTGGGATATGCATGAAAACATTTTTGAATATTTAAAGAGACGCTGTGATGCTTCAGATAAACCTTGTGCTGCTTTAGTAACAGACTTGAAGAATCGTGGGCTCTTAGATTCAACTGTCGTGCAGTGGGGTGGAGAAATGGGGCGCTTGCCTGTGATTCAGGATCGTGGCGCAGGTAAAAAACCGGGCCGCGATCATAATACAGAAGGTTTCAGCATTTGGATGGCCGGCGGTGGAATCAAAGAGGGACATATATATGGTGCGACTGATGATTTTGGTCACCGGGCGGTCGAAGACGTGATGACACAACACGATTTTCACGCAACTTTGTTAAATCAATTTGGTTTAAAGCATAAAGATCTTCATTATACTCATAATACACAGCCTGTCGCATTAGTTGAGCCTGGGCAAGGAAACGTTGCTACGGGCATTTTAAAGTAA
- a CDS encoding PSD1 and planctomycete cytochrome C domain-containing protein, with amino-acid sequence MFVQTISRFLTGCSTFLFCLPSLAYSDQKLTFENDIRPIFKTYCFHCHGEEKELSGALDLRLRRLIMQGGESGTVIETGKHAESLLFQYVESGEMPPDEKLQLKPEEVSIIAKWIDQGAKTAGPEPDGEIKPGQFLISPEERSHWAFRPIKKSSVPVVADLLKEESSAEINPVDAFIGRKLKEKGLWFSQAADRRTLIRRASYNLTGLPPTPEEVNNFLADESPDAYEKLIDRLLESPHYGERWARHWLDVAGYADSEGYNDKDLIRPDAWHYRDYVIRALNADKPWDQFIIEQLAGDELIKATHASAQKLIDEDPDAYDKLTATGFLRLAPDGTGSSPMDPAIARNQVITETVKIMSSSLLGMTVGCAECHHHRFDPIPQQDFYRLRAVIAPVFDPFKWRVPKNRRAALLAKEDKEKVAQLSAKVKALDEQHNKVKSEVLQLISERVFKEIPEEDRELAKNAFETERKERSTEQAEFLKKKYPMLDLLSLGNLHLFIARYKDGNDLTKRYEEIKEKADKLRTKIPKPEYIRIATEDSRHIPETFVFYRGDISSPESDRIDPGGLTVIGQKSNNTFPDNDPQLPTTGRRLAFARYLTNGKHPLVARVLMNRFWMHHFGRAIVDSTGDFGTRSATPTHPELLDWLAADFMEHGWHLKRIHRLIMTSKTYRQTSTTHSEKAASIDADNRLLWRMPMKRLEAEAIRDAILAVSGELNREQFGVPVPVSLSDSGLITVGAGKISKDRRELKRSVYIQVRRTQPVTMLNAFDAPSMEPNCERRVSSTVATQSLALLNSEFMRTQSVAFAKRVIASVSQKTDNETIIRTAWKMALCSEPSPAEMQALQKHMQLQIKEYKTQKVQNPQEESLAALCHVLFGTNQFLYIE; translated from the coding sequence TTGTTTGTCCAAACGATTTCAAGATTCCTCACTGGTTGCAGCACGTTTCTCTTTTGCTTGCCGAGTTTGGCATATTCTGATCAGAAACTTACGTTTGAGAATGACATTCGTCCTATTTTCAAAACATATTGTTTTCATTGTCACGGTGAGGAAAAAGAGCTTTCCGGTGCGCTGGATTTGCGGTTACGGCGATTGATCATGCAGGGAGGCGAGTCGGGGACTGTTATAGAAACAGGTAAACATGCTGAAAGTCTACTCTTTCAATACGTTGAGTCCGGTGAGATGCCTCCCGATGAAAAATTGCAACTTAAGCCAGAAGAAGTATCGATTATTGCAAAATGGATTGATCAAGGGGCTAAGACTGCTGGTCCGGAACCAGATGGAGAAATCAAACCAGGGCAATTTCTGATTTCACCTGAGGAACGGTCGCACTGGGCTTTTCGTCCGATTAAAAAATCATCTGTTCCTGTTGTCGCTGATTTATTGAAAGAGGAATCCTCGGCAGAAATCAATCCTGTAGATGCTTTCATCGGACGAAAGTTGAAAGAGAAAGGACTGTGGTTCTCTCAGGCAGCAGATCGAAGAACTCTCATCAGACGCGCTTCATATAATTTGACAGGTTTACCGCCAACTCCTGAAGAAGTTAACAATTTTCTTGCCGATGAGTCACCTGACGCTTACGAGAAACTGATTGATCGTTTACTTGAATCACCTCATTATGGCGAGCGTTGGGCGCGCCACTGGTTAGATGTGGCCGGCTATGCAGACTCAGAAGGTTATAATGACAAAGACCTCATTCGCCCCGATGCCTGGCATTATCGTGATTATGTCATTCGTGCGCTGAATGCCGATAAACCCTGGGACCAATTTATCATTGAACAACTCGCTGGTGATGAGTTGATCAAAGCGACACATGCCTCTGCCCAGAAACTGATTGATGAAGATCCGGATGCCTATGATAAGTTAACTGCGACTGGTTTTTTGCGTCTGGCTCCAGATGGAACTGGATCGAGTCCAATGGACCCAGCAATCGCACGTAATCAAGTGATTACGGAAACTGTCAAGATTATGTCTTCGTCGCTACTGGGAATGACTGTTGGTTGTGCTGAATGCCACCACCATCGATTTGATCCTATTCCCCAACAGGACTTTTACCGTTTACGCGCTGTGATTGCTCCTGTATTTGATCCTTTCAAATGGCGTGTTCCCAAGAATCGTCGAGCTGCGTTACTAGCGAAAGAAGATAAAGAAAAAGTCGCTCAACTTTCAGCAAAAGTGAAAGCCCTTGATGAGCAGCACAATAAAGTTAAGAGCGAAGTTCTTCAGTTGATTTCAGAACGCGTTTTCAAAGAAATACCTGAAGAGGATCGAGAGCTTGCCAAAAATGCTTTTGAAACAGAGCGCAAAGAACGATCTACGGAACAGGCCGAGTTTCTCAAAAAGAAGTATCCCATGTTAGATTTACTTTCTCTGGGGAATCTGCACTTATTCATAGCACGCTATAAAGATGGTAATGATTTGACAAAGCGATATGAGGAGATTAAGGAGAAAGCAGACAAATTACGAACAAAAATTCCTAAGCCAGAATACATTAGAATTGCAACAGAAGATTCACGACATATTCCCGAGACCTTTGTCTTTTATCGTGGAGATATTTCCTCACCAGAGTCAGATCGAATTGATCCTGGTGGCCTGACTGTGATCGGACAGAAATCAAATAATACATTTCCTGATAATGACCCACAATTACCAACAACCGGCCGTCGTTTGGCGTTTGCTCGCTATTTAACAAACGGAAAACACCCGCTGGTAGCCCGTGTGTTAATGAACCGTTTCTGGATGCACCATTTTGGGCGTGCGATTGTTGATTCCACCGGTGATTTTGGGACACGCTCTGCAACACCAACACATCCAGAATTGTTGGATTGGTTGGCTGCTGATTTTATGGAACATGGATGGCATTTAAAACGTATTCATCGTTTGATAATGACTTCGAAAACTTATCGTCAAACTTCGACAACACATTCGGAGAAAGCGGCTTCCATCGATGCCGACAATCGATTGCTGTGGAGAATGCCAATGAAACGATTAGAAGCTGAAGCGATTCGGGATGCAATATTAGCTGTCAGTGGAGAATTGAACCGAGAGCAATTTGGTGTGCCTGTTCCCGTTTCGTTGTCTGATAGCGGTTTGATTACAGTCGGTGCTGGAAAAATATCCAAGGATCGTCGCGAATTAAAACGGTCGGTTTATATTCAGGTGCGTAGAACACAACCAGTTACCATGCTGAATGCCTTTGATGCTCCCAGCATGGAGCCGAATTGTGAAAGGAGAGTTTCTTCAACAGTAGCAACGCAATCATTAGCGTTACTCAATAGTGAATTCATGCGTACTCAATCTGTTGCATTCGCAAAGCGCGTCATCGCAAGTGTAAGCCAAAAAACTGATAACGAAACCATAATTCGAACTGCATGGAAAATGGCATTGTGCAGTGAACCGTCGCCGGCTGAAATGCAGGCATTACAAAAACATATGCAATTACAGATAAAAGAATACAAGACGCAGAAAGTGCAAAACCCACAGGAGGAATCTTTGGCTGCACTATGTCATGTCTTGTTTGGTACGAATCAATTTTTATATATTGAATGA
- a CDS encoding efflux RND transporter permease subunit, whose protein sequence is MFRTFNRCSTWLVDHPATVTILILILSGIALLGYTVPEPVRDWFKPVPVVEKQSNPSKPKLIRQAPPDVDPISLTDAHTILVVDSDEFFTTEGIKALRAIVAKIESLDYVRSVFWLDDIPNLNIFGLREPIIPNKRASEKRLMAAKEKAIAHPLVGGQLLSEDGQTLLLMVKFDWFYVDDDEDCTTGLKQVAQQVAEEYPEVNFSFMTTGHIPTYLTAIRTHNANKVKYQVIGYGMILLMAVILFRGISAVIIVALAPMFGVFLTMGVIQFFDFQNNPFNDVVLPVLLSLVGFTDGVHLMVQIRRHRAAGLSGRDAARRGVQEVGLACALTSLTTAIGFGSLSLAHHETVREFGYSCVIGVILTFVAVITVIPLACRTWLGRSIHVGHNKGIIDRHLGRISVIIDLVLTRTKLISSLGIGITVALILISSTLRPDERRANMLPEGSEAALALNHMDKALGGLEHSRIQVTWNDNVESNSPEVLIAISKIDDLLQQEPLIGHPISIRNILGALPGEGDPEERMSMLDLLPPPLKRAFYTPEHHRADVSFHVQDLGIARYGPTFTRIEEGLTAINAEHTDFQFSLTGSAVWRWRNLYQIVVDLATSLGSAAIIIFIVLAFAFQSLRLGLISIIPNMFPLAVTGTYLVLTGQALEVVSVCAFTVCLGIAVDDTIHFLTRFREEQLNVENDHEAIHRAFTGVGTALIMTTIVLVAGFSTVVFSDMRDQRIFAIMSGLTISSALFGDLVFLPALLAQYAKRSQVPAIQEPEQAPIQPVEGSLVSD, encoded by the coding sequence GTGTTTCGTACATTTAATCGATGTTCGACTTGGTTAGTTGACCATCCTGCTACCGTAACAATTTTGATTCTGATTTTGAGCGGGATTGCACTGCTGGGGTATACTGTTCCGGAACCGGTTCGTGACTGGTTTAAACCAGTCCCTGTTGTAGAGAAACAAAGCAATCCTTCAAAACCAAAACTCATACGTCAAGCACCTCCTGATGTCGACCCCATCAGTCTAACCGATGCCCACACGATTCTCGTGGTTGACTCAGATGAGTTCTTTACCACAGAGGGGATCAAAGCGCTCAGAGCGATCGTTGCGAAAATCGAATCGCTTGATTATGTACGAAGTGTATTCTGGTTGGATGATATCCCTAATCTTAATATTTTCGGTTTAAGAGAACCAATCATTCCTAATAAACGGGCTTCTGAAAAACGATTGATGGCTGCAAAAGAGAAAGCGATAGCCCATCCATTAGTTGGAGGACAGTTACTCTCTGAAGATGGTCAAACTTTATTATTGATGGTGAAATTTGACTGGTTCTATGTTGATGACGATGAAGATTGTACCACCGGATTGAAGCAAGTGGCACAACAGGTTGCAGAAGAATATCCTGAAGTTAACTTTTCTTTTATGACAACAGGCCATATCCCCACCTACCTGACAGCAATTCGCACACATAATGCTAACAAAGTTAAATATCAGGTAATCGGTTATGGAATGATCTTGCTGATGGCGGTCATTCTATTTCGTGGCATTTCTGCCGTCATTATCGTGGCACTGGCGCCGATGTTCGGCGTCTTTCTGACAATGGGAGTCATTCAGTTTTTTGATTTTCAGAACAATCCCTTTAATGATGTTGTTTTACCTGTGTTGCTGAGTCTGGTTGGTTTTACGGATGGTGTGCACTTGATGGTACAGATCCGACGGCATCGTGCAGCAGGCTTGAGTGGACGTGATGCTGCCCGTCGAGGAGTTCAAGAGGTGGGTCTTGCTTGTGCTCTGACTTCACTGACGACTGCGATTGGCTTTGGTTCCCTTTCGTTAGCACATCATGAAACTGTTCGAGAGTTTGGTTATAGTTGTGTAATCGGCGTAATTTTAACATTTGTCGCTGTGATTACGGTAATTCCCCTTGCCTGTCGTACTTGGCTCGGACGCTCAATTCATGTTGGTCACAATAAGGGAATCATTGATCGTCATTTGGGGCGCATTAGTGTGATCATCGACCTGGTACTCACACGGACGAAATTGATCAGTTCATTGGGTATTGGCATCACTGTTGCTTTGATTTTGATTTCTTCGACACTCAGACCTGATGAACGTCGTGCAAATATGTTACCCGAAGGTTCAGAGGCAGCATTGGCGCTCAATCATATGGACAAGGCGTTAGGCGGCCTGGAGCATTCACGTATTCAAGTGACATGGAACGACAATGTAGAATCGAATTCCCCCGAGGTATTAATCGCCATCAGTAAAATTGATGATTTATTGCAGCAGGAACCATTAATTGGACATCCGATTTCAATTCGTAACATTTTGGGAGCCCTTCCTGGTGAGGGGGATCCAGAAGAGCGAATGTCAATGCTTGATTTATTACCACCTCCATTAAAACGCGCTTTTTATACTCCCGAACATCATCGCGCTGATGTCAGTTTTCATGTACAGGATTTAGGAATTGCCAGGTATGGTCCCACCTTTACTCGAATCGAAGAGGGATTAACGGCAATCAATGCAGAGCATACCGACTTTCAGTTTAGCTTGACCGGTTCTGCTGTTTGGCGTTGGAGAAATCTGTATCAGATTGTTGTTGACTTAGCGACCAGCCTGGGAAGCGCTGCGATCATAATTTTCATTGTGCTGGCGTTTGCTTTTCAATCCTTGAGACTGGGTTTGATTTCGATTATTCCGAACATGTTTCCTTTGGCTGTCACAGGTACTTATCTCGTTTTGACGGGACAGGCACTGGAAGTCGTCAGCGTATGTGCATTCACAGTTTGTCTGGGAATTGCCGTCGATGATACCATTCATTTTTTGACGCGCTTTCGAGAAGAACAACTGAATGTCGAAAACGATCATGAAGCCATCCATCGTGCATTTACGGGAGTTGGGACCGCGCTTATCATGACCACAATTGTATTAGTTGCCGGTTTTTCCACTGTAGTGTTTAGTGATATGCGCGATCAACGTATCTTTGCCATTATGAGCGGCTTGACGATTTCATCTGCGCTCTTCGGTGATTTGGTCTTCTTACCTGCTCTCTTGGCACAGTACGCAAAACGATCACAGGTTCCCGCGATTCAAGAGCCAGAACAGGCCCCGATCCAGCCGGTTGAGGGAAGTTTAGTTTCAGACTAA
- a CDS encoding redoxin domain-containing protein yields the protein MLRICLICLFSLFFLNSSFLFANEGTEYTKSGLLTFRLPTSNGGIAELTEKPKHSAIVVCFLGAECPLARLYGPKLNQMQADYQTQGVRFIGVNSNQQDSLEDVQKYVKRYEIQFPVAKDYGNEVADQFKAVRTPEVFVLDKSLKIRYRGRIDNQYLPGISRAETTSHDLKNALDQLLAGEMIKVASTEPNGCFIGRVKKTTGKTKLTFCKEVAGVLNRHCVECHRKGEIAPFGLTEYDEVRGWAETMLETIEDGRMPPWHASPKYGKYANTRYMSEADKDILRDWVAGGMPFGDVKDLPQLPKFQDGWHLPQVPKTVYQMRKRPFIVPKEGVVEYQYFVVDPGFKEDKWVTGAQVLPGNRSVVHHAIVFIRPPDGSDFRGIGWLTAYVPGQRVSMLPPGRARRVPAGSKLVFQMHYTPTGSVEEDISKVGLLFGEEKDITHEVFTLVGIDQEFEIPPHAKDFPVSAKVRRIPPKAELLAIAPHMHLRGKSFRLFMKQKGDSQILLDVPNYDFNWQHIYELSQPMKLDTVDELKFTVKFDNSEENPFNPDPNEYVTWGDQTWEEMAIAFFEIAEPRFTKQKMKKPEKKKVNSELERKQRVEKFVAEFIQRFDKNKDGHVDVDEMPLSTKRFGFRNLDHNDDGRLQRKEIESAAR from the coding sequence ATGTTACGTATCTGTTTGATATGTCTGTTTTCATTGTTTTTTCTCAATAGCAGCTTCCTGTTTGCTAACGAAGGGACGGAATATACAAAATCAGGTTTACTGACATTTCGACTGCCGACCTCAAATGGGGGTATCGCAGAATTGACCGAAAAACCTAAGCACTCCGCAATTGTCGTCTGTTTTTTGGGAGCCGAATGTCCGCTGGCGAGATTATATGGACCGAAATTAAACCAGATGCAGGCCGACTATCAAACGCAGGGAGTTCGGTTCATCGGTGTGAATAGTAATCAACAGGATTCTTTGGAAGATGTGCAGAAATATGTCAAACGCTATGAGATTCAATTTCCAGTAGCCAAGGATTACGGTAACGAAGTCGCAGATCAGTTCAAAGCTGTTCGCACTCCGGAAGTGTTTGTTCTCGATAAGAGCTTGAAAATTCGTTATCGCGGTCGTATTGATAATCAATATTTACCTGGCATTTCTCGTGCGGAAACGACATCGCATGACTTGAAGAACGCACTTGATCAACTTCTTGCGGGTGAGATGATTAAGGTGGCCAGCACCGAACCGAATGGTTGTTTTATTGGCCGTGTTAAAAAAACGACTGGAAAAACGAAACTGACGTTTTGTAAAGAAGTTGCGGGGGTTTTAAATCGACATTGTGTTGAGTGTCATCGCAAAGGCGAGATAGCGCCGTTCGGCTTGACTGAATATGATGAAGTGCGTGGCTGGGCTGAAACTATGCTGGAAACCATTGAAGACGGTCGCATGCCTCCCTGGCACGCGAGTCCAAAGTATGGGAAGTATGCGAATACCCGGTACATGTCGGAAGCCGATAAGGACATTCTGCGTGATTGGGTTGCTGGAGGAATGCCATTTGGTGATGTTAAAGATCTACCACAACTTCCAAAGTTTCAAGACGGTTGGCATTTACCTCAAGTCCCCAAAACGGTTTATCAAATGCGAAAGCGACCGTTTATCGTTCCGAAAGAAGGTGTTGTAGAGTATCAGTATTTTGTCGTAGATCCAGGATTTAAAGAAGACAAGTGGGTTACTGGTGCTCAAGTTCTACCAGGGAATCGATCTGTTGTTCATCATGCAATCGTTTTTATTCGTCCACCTGACGGATCCGATTTTAGAGGGATCGGCTGGTTGACCGCTTATGTGCCTGGGCAACGCGTCAGCATGTTACCCCCGGGACGCGCTCGAAGAGTTCCCGCTGGCTCCAAGTTAGTTTTCCAGATGCATTACACACCGACTGGATCAGTGGAGGAAGATATTTCGAAAGTTGGGTTACTATTTGGTGAGGAGAAGGATATCACCCACGAAGTTTTTACCCTGGTGGGTATTGATCAGGAATTCGAAATACCGCCTCATGCAAAAGATTTTCCCGTCTCTGCGAAAGTACGTCGTATTCCACCGAAGGCAGAATTATTAGCCATCGCACCTCATATGCATTTGCGAGGCAAGTCGTTTCGTCTGTTCATGAAGCAGAAAGGCGATTCACAAATTTTGTTGGATGTGCCCAATTATGATTTCAATTGGCAACATATTTACGAGTTGAGTCAGCCGATGAAACTTGACACGGTGGATGAGCTTAAATTTACCGTGAAGTTTGATAATTCGGAAGAGAACCCCTTTAATCCTGATCCAAATGAATATGTGACTTGGGGTGATCAAACATGGGAAGAGATGGCGATTGCCTTTTTTGAAATTGCAGAACCTCGTTTTACTAAGCAGAAGATGAAAAAGCCAGAAAAGAAAAAGGTGAACTCTGAACTGGAACGAAAGCAGCGAGTTGAGAAATTTGTCGCTGAGTTTATCCAGCGATTTGACAAAAACAAAGACGGACATGTCGATGTTGATGAGATGCCTTTATCGACCAAGCGTTTTGGATTTCGAAATCTTGATCATAATGACGATGGAAGGTTGCAAAGGAAAGAAATCGAAAGTGCAGCCAGATAA